The genomic interval TCACTTACAATGGCCTTTCCTGGAACTGGTGCAGTGCTGTCCGGAATGGCAGCAGGTTTAAAGGCTCTTGGAATAAAGGATGTAAATGTTGTTGGTATTGCAGGTGACGGAGGTACTGCTGACATCGGCATACAGGCATTGTCCGGCGCTGTTGAGCGAGGTGACGATATCATCTATATATGCTATGACAACGAAGCATATATGAATACCGGAGTACAGCGAAGCGGGATGACTCCTTATGGTGCTACGACGACAACCACTCCATCAGGTAGTGTTTCAATTGGAGAAAAGCATCCTAAAAAGAATATGTTCGAAATAATGATTGCTCATAGGATTCCATATGCTGCAACTGCATGCTCTTCATATCCGATGGATTTTATGAATAAGGTAGAAAAAGCTAAAAACACAAGAGGTCCTGCCTATATACATGTGATAGCTCCTTGCCCTACAGGATGGGGATTTCCGTCGGAATTGACAGTTGAGATAGGAAAAATGCTAGTAGAGTGTGGATTATGGTATCTTGCTGAATATGAGAATGGAAAGGTTAAAATGAATATGGTGCCCAAAACACTGAAACCCGTAAAAGAGTACCTGATAAAACAAAAAAGGTTCAAACATTTAAAAGATGATGATATAAGAGCCATTGAAGAGTATAGGAACAAGGAATGGGAGTTAATTAGGGAAAACTGGTTGAAATAGCATAGCAAAAGTGGAAGATGATGGGGGAATCAGAAATGCGTTTACTCATATTTCAGGGTAGTTTCAGACAGGGTAAAGGGATTACAGGGATGGTAGTTGATAGATTTATTAAGGGTATGAAAAGGGCTGATCCCTCAATTGAGATATGTATGGAATACCTCGCGGGTAAAAACATAGAGAATTGCAAGGGTTGCTTTAATTGCTGGATTAAAACTCCTGGGATTTGTTGCATCAAAGACGATATGGAAAGAATAATTGAGGAGTATAGAAGCTCTGATGTAATAATAGCTGCAACTCCGGTTTACATAGACACGATGTCTTCCTACATCAAAAAGGTTTGGGAGAGGCTCTTGCCTGTCATGGAGCCATATTTTGAATATGATGATATTGGGGTCAAGCACAAAATAAGGGACGAGAAGCCAAAGTCCTTGTTTGTCATAAGCACCTGCGCGATGCCTGAGCTAGAGCAGTTTGATGCACTAATCCAAACCTTCCGCAGAATATCCCGTAACTTCAATATCAATTTAACAGGCCAGTTGCTGAGACCTGAATCCCACTCACTCACATATGTTAAAAAATATGAAGATAAGATAAACGATGTGCTGGATGGAATTGAGAGATGTGGTGAGGAATTTATAAAAAATCTCTCAATATCTCCGGAAACATTGTCAAAAGCACAACAGAGAATTATGGACGGACCTTTGGATTTTGTGAAAACAAACAATAAGATGTGGGATGGGATAATAGGTAAAATAGTGTAGGTCTGCGATATTTGGAGTTAAAAGGTGAGAGTATGGATATTAAAGTAAGGGTCAAGTATTGTGGAGGATGTAACCCGAACTATGACAGGAAGGGAATTGTAAATGTCATAGATAAGAAGCTGGACATTAATCTAGCAGCTTACGATGAAAATGAAATTCCCGATGTAACCCTTGTAATATGTGGGTGTAGTTCCGACTGTATAAAAATAGACGAGTATAAGAGTAAATATGGAACGATGCTGATAAGCAGCCCTGAACAGATTGAAGAGGTAATAAAGTATATCAAGTCTGTAAAGCTATAAGATAACTAATTCTAATCAAACGTTAAATAGGAGGTAGTATTTTGAAGACAAAAGAACAATATTTAGAAAGCTTAAGACAGCTTCATCCGGTAATATACTGCAATGGGGAGAAAATTGAAAGTGTTGTTGATCATCCGATGACAAAACCCCATGTTAATTCTGCAGCTATGACGTATGAGCTTGCATTTGATCCCGAGTATGAAGATTTAATGGTGACAACATCGCATCTTACGGGAAAGAGAATTAACAGGTTTACATCGGTTCATCAAAGTACGGAAGACTTAATAAAAAAGGTCAAGATGCTTAGGATGATAGGGCAAAAAACCGGGACATGCTTCCAGCGATGTGTTGGTTTTGATGCAATGAACTCTACATTCATTACAACTTATAAGGTTGACCAGGAATATGGGACTAATTACCATGAAAGGTTTATAAAATATCTTGAGTATGTTCAGGAAAACGATCTTATGCTTGCAGGCTCCATGACGGACCCAAAGGGTGACAGGAGTAAAAAACCAGGACAGCAGGCCGACCCGGATCTTTATGTTCACATTGTTGAAAGAAGAGAGGATGGCATAGTGGTAAGGGGCGCAAAAGCTCACCAGACAGGCATGGTCAATTCTCACGAAATGTTAATACTTCCAACCACCAATCTGGGAGCAGATGACAAGGACTATGCAGTTGCTGCAGCTATACCTGTTGATGCCCCAGGAGTAGTTCATATTTTTGGAAGGCAGACCAATGATCAGAGAAGGCTTACTGGAGATATAGACACAGGAAACTCTGAATATGCAATAGTTGGTGGAGAAACCCTTACAGTTCTCAATGATGTTTTTGTCCCCTGGGATAGAGTATTTATGTGTGGCGAATACCAGTATGCGCAGGAATATGTAGAAACCTTTGCTGCTTATCATAGACAGAACTATGGTGGATGCAAGGTTGGAGTTGCAGACGTAATAATAGGAGCAGCTGCTACTATGGCAGAATACAACGGGGTACCAAATGTTTCACATATAAAAGATAAATTAATAGAAATGATAAACCTGTCAGAGACAATGTACAATTGTTCAATTGCATGCTCATGTGAAGGATGCAAGACATCGGCAGGTTCATATTATGTAAATACTTTACTGGCAAATACGGTTAAGTTAAATTGTACAAGAACTATGTACGAAATATCAAGACTTGCTCATGACATCGCAGGCGGATTTATTGCAACACTTCCTTATGAAGCAGACTATAAGAACCCGGAGACAAGAGGTTATATTGATAAATACTTAAAGGCAAACCCGGATATCCCGACTGAGCACAGAATAAGGCTGGCAAGGCTGATTGAGAACATGACAGGCGGTACTGCATTGGCTGAATCGATGCATGGCGCAGGTTCTCCGCAGGCAATGAGGATAATGCTTTATAGGG from Clostridia bacterium carries:
- a CDS encoding thiamine pyrophosphate-dependent enzyme, with the translated sequence MLSVKDLTDKEYLYGHKACPGCGMGIVGRLATKILGEKTVIALPASCMSTVTTQYPQMNYSMPSLTMAFPGTGAVLSGMAAGLKALGIKDVNVVGIAGDGGTADIGIQALSGAVERGDDIIYICYDNEAYMNTGVQRSGMTPYGATTTTTPSGSVSIGEKHPKKNMFEIMIAHRIPYAATACSSYPMDFMNKVEKAKNTRGPAYIHVIAPCPTGWGFPSELTVEIGKMLVECGLWYLAEYENGKVKMNMVPKTLKPVKEYLIKQKRFKHLKDDDIRAIEEYRNKEWELIRENWLK
- a CDS encoding flavodoxin family protein: MRLLIFQGSFRQGKGITGMVVDRFIKGMKRADPSIEICMEYLAGKNIENCKGCFNCWIKTPGICCIKDDMERIIEEYRSSDVIIAATPVYIDTMSSYIKKVWERLLPVMEPYFEYDDIGVKHKIRDEKPKSLFVISTCAMPELEQFDALIQTFRRISRNFNINLTGQLLRPESHSLTYVKKYEDKINDVLDGIERCGEEFIKNLSISPETLSKAQQRIMDGPLDFVKTNNKMWDGIIGKIV
- a CDS encoding 4-hydroxyphenylacetate 3-hydroxylase family protein gives rise to the protein MKTKEQYLESLRQLHPVIYCNGEKIESVVDHPMTKPHVNSAAMTYELAFDPEYEDLMVTTSHLTGKRINRFTSVHQSTEDLIKKVKMLRMIGQKTGTCFQRCVGFDAMNSTFITTYKVDQEYGTNYHERFIKYLEYVQENDLMLAGSMTDPKGDRSKKPGQQADPDLYVHIVERREDGIVVRGAKAHQTGMVNSHEMLILPTTNLGADDKDYAVAAAIPVDAPGVVHIFGRQTNDQRRLTGDIDTGNSEYAIVGGETLTVLNDVFVPWDRVFMCGEYQYAQEYVETFAAYHRQNYGGCKVGVADVIIGAAATMAEYNGVPNVSHIKDKLIEMINLSETMYNCSIACSCEGCKTSAGSYYVNTLLANTVKLNCTRTMYEISRLAHDIAGGFIATLPYEADYKNPETRGYIDKYLKANPDIPTEHRIRLARLIENMTGGTALAESMHGAGSPQAMRIMLYRESNMEHKKKLAKKLAKIEE